One window of Triticum dicoccoides isolate Atlit2015 ecotype Zavitan chromosome 5A, WEW_v2.0, whole genome shotgun sequence genomic DNA carries:
- the LOC119299070 gene encoding uncharacterized protein LOC119299070 — protein sequence MSKTEEIFLKKSKTEEKKFSNSPPSPQPPPPHSRSLTSVRCCRLIQPSAAATSTAASRSVQMAPAAPSPPFRRPGHSQIDLPPRDPLLAGCAGGVRRAGSSSAIPSQSARVDRRRGPVSPPASEATPAASPELPEDILMIVLATLEIPDLMRAGCVCASWRSAYTALRSLDKHKQAQTPCLLYTSESAGEHVACLYSLVEKRVYRLTLPEPPLRHRFIIGSSLGFLVTVDDRSEMHLVNPITGQQIALPSVTTIEYVKPIFDDTGSVHEYEYPSHSARRAFFTPSIMPRCELRECFQFKAFVFHDTSAGSYIAVLIHRPYTHLSFARVGDDKWTLLEPHCDYQDCTYKDGLLYAASTTGEIHAFDLSGPDVTMKIIKGGDEGFDPDAVHIVQAPWGGLLLVSRLKEFDDPDEDADPKIPVPNTREIKLYKVDDGAERLVEVDCLPEHVLFLGLNDSLCLSAKDYPALKGNHAYFTDDQQYNQARKSSRRDIGVVGFGNYNSKEDLVSPQLWSNWPSPVWIAPSLTLMKLPPNDRWLSGPLCGLPKIEEGTLRGLFANLGIPISIGPTGMLQCLKK from the exons aTGAGTAAAACCGAGGAAATCTTCCTAAAAAAAAGTAAAACCGAGGAAAAAAAGTTCTCCAACTCCCCACcgtcgccgcagccgccgccgccacactcGAGATCCCTGACCTCCGTCCGCTGCTGCCGCCTCATCcagccctccgccgccgccacctccaccgCCGCATCTCGAAGTGTCCAGATGGCGCCAGCGGCTCCGTCGCCCCCCTTCCGCCGCCCGGGCCATAGCCAAATCGACCTGCCGCCGCGGGACCCTCTGCTCGCGGGATGCGCCGGCGGCGTTCGGCGGGCGGGATCCTCCTCCGCAATCCCCAGCCAGTCCGCTCGAGTCGACCGCCGCCG AGGACCTGTCTCTCCACCGGCGTCTGAGGCTACGCCGGCGGCATCGCCGGAGCTTCCGGAGGACATCCTGATGATAGTCCTCGCCACACTCGAGATCCCCGACCTCATGCGCGCCGGCTGCGTCTGCGCCTCGTGGCGCTCTGCGTACACCGCACTGCGCAGCCTCGACAAGCACAAGCAGGCCCAGACGCCGTGCCTGCTCTACACCTCTGAATCTGCTGGTGAGCATGTTGCGTGCCTCTACAGCCTCGTGGAGAAGAGGGTCTACAGGCTGACCCTCCCGGAGCCGCCTCTCCGCCACCGGTTCATCATCGGGTCCTCGTTGGGCTTCCTGGTCACCGTCGACGATAGATCAGAAATGCACCTCGTCAATCCTATTACTGGCCAGCAGATTGCTCTCCCTTCAGTGACCACCATTGAGTACGTGAAGCCCATCTTTGATGACACGGGTTCGGTCCACGAGTATGAATACCCAAGTCACTCTGCAAGACGGGCTTTCTTCACGCCGTCGATCATGCCTCGTTGTGAGCTGCGGGAATGCTTCCAGTTCAAGGCGTTTGTGTTCCATGACACATCGGCAGGAAGCTACATCGCGGTGCTCATCCACAGGCCATACACTCACCTATCCTTTGCAAGGGTTGGGGATGACAAGTGGACCTTGCTGGAACCACACTGTGACTACCAGGACTGCACCTACAAGGATGGGTTGCTGTATGCAGCGAGTACGACGGGAGAAATTCATGCCTTCGATCTTAGTGGTCCTGATGTTACAATGAAGATTATCAAGGGGGGAGACGAGGGCTTTGATCCCGATGCTGTACACATTGTTCAGGCTCCATGGGGTGGTCTGCTGCTTGTTTCAAGATTAAAGGAGTTTGATGATCCTGATGAAGACGCCGACCCTAAAATACCAGTTCCGAATACCAGGGAAATTAAATTATACAAAGTTGATGATGGTGCTGAGAGGCTTGTGGAAGTTGATTGCTTGCCTGAGCATGTGCTGTTTCTTGGGCTTAATGATTCACTTTGTCTCAGTGCCAAAGATTACCCTGCTCTCAAGGGGAATCATGCCTACTTTACTGACGATCAACAGTACAATCAGGCTCGTAAGAGTAGTCGTCGTGACATTGGAGTAGTTGGCTTTGGCAATTATAATAGCAAGGAGGACCTTGTGTCTCCTCAGCTTTGGTCCAACTGGCCTTCTCCCGTGTGGATTGCACCCAGTCTTACTCTGATGAAACTGCCGCCAAATGACCGTTGGCTCAGTGGACCATTGTGTGGACTCCCAAAGATAGAAGAGGGCACCTTGAGGGGTCTCTTTGCCAACCTTGGGATCCCAATCAGCATTGGTCCAACTGGGATGCTCCAGTGTTTGAAGAAGTAG